In the Salvia splendens isolate huo1 chromosome 16, SspV2, whole genome shotgun sequence genome, attaaggatgctaatttgtgtttctaaatataccacCAATGCTTCAAAAAGTGTCGCTATTGTTAGTGTCCAAACTAAAATTAGAGAACGCAAATAGAAGcatcctaaaaaaacaaaaagattaaattaatttgttcTTCATTTAGAAACACTTTCTTTTGCGTTCTAAATTATACaatagttatttttaaaattttccaacGTAAGTTATTGCATTTTTGTCCCTATAAAATAAGTATTTTGTAGTGTGAACGTATTATATCGAAGGTACTAGTTTTTTTTTGGATTATCCCTAAAATTAATTTCTACGGAATATCTATTATAGTAACATTTCTCTTTTATGAAGTGAATCTAATGTTTTAGTAATAATAAATCATCCATGTTTTCTCTCTAactatcttactttatcaattttatatttcatcTATCCATGAAATAATATCCACATTTGTCATTTAGGTCCGTTTACAATTTAAAGTCGCATTTACTTTCATTATTGGTAAGTGGAACCCACTATCCACTAATtcatttattcatattttattatgaaactaTATAAAAGTGCAATCCGCGTCCCATTAACTTAAAACTCGCAGAGACAGAGTCAACATGAAAATTTAAATTGTGGAAGAAGGGAATATTAAATATCATTAAATTTGTTTGATTTATTCTTTACAAATGTGAAAACACATATATTGAAACAAATATTAGGGGTATTATTTATAGTCAAAAATCTAAATCATATTGGGATTTTGCAATGTTGAATTTGTTCCCTCTGTCAATTGGGTTTTTTGGTTGGAATCTAGAAGTCccaatttcataaaaaaagatGCCTTCATTCATGGAGATTTTGCTTGTTTCTTGATGAATGCGTAGTAGTGAGGTCAGTGAATTGGAGGAGACATTTCCCTAATTTAGATTTTGTTCCTATAGAGTTTTTAATTGAGAATGCATATGTTGTTGATTTTGTGGCTATAGTAGAAGGAGAGTGACTTGGTGTTGCTATCAGTTGTGtttgaagtaaaaacaaaaccaCAAGGTGtactataaatttattttaaaaagttataaaacaaaagaaagaaaaataacaaaacataaaaaataatgcGCCATTCGTCCCACGATAAGggtatttttttactattttggtccgtccgaCAATAAAAATTTTCTTTCATTCCAATAATCGCTAATCAATGGACCTATTCTATGTATTGCATATATACAAATGCAATTCAGATTCAAGAATCTAGTGAGGCTTGTCTTCACTTCCATCTCTTAGAATTCTTGGTACCTTTCGATTTCTGTTTCGCAGCTTGGAACGCCTGCATCTTCTGCTTCTTACGAACTTCCTTCTCCGCCTAGGCAGCCAACAACATAAAAGCGTGTTAGGACAATGTCGAACAAGTCTCGACCGAGATCATGCCAAACTCTCATACCTTAGACATCTTGGATTTAGCTTTTGCCTTCGGTGACTTCTCCTCAATCTCCGCCTCTCGTTCAAGCTCCCTCTCTCTCGCTTCGAGATTCTTCTCCAAATAATACTGTTGGTTATCAAGAACGTTGTATTAGATCTCGTTTCATTCGTACGAATTAGAAAATGAAGAAACGAAAGATCTAAACCGGGACTCACATTGTAGTCTCCTGCATAGTCTTGTAGGGTCCCGTCTTTGACTTCTAAGACTCGATTCACAATCTGCTTTATGAAGTATCTGTCGTGCGAAACTGTGATCACCGTGCCTTCATACTCGTTTATTGCCTCCTattaaaacacacacaaaaaaaaatttaagctaGAGAAACTCGAAGATGGAAAGGACTGCGAACTGAAAAAGATGCTCGAGGAGCCACACCTCGAGCATCTCCTTTGTAGGTATATCCAAATGATTGGTCGGCTCATCCAAAACAAGCAGAGTTGACGGTTGCACCATGAACTTGCAGAAGGCGAGGCGAGCCTGCAATACAAGGAAAACGTGCAATGACTACTATAGTAACTAAACAGAGCATTCAAACACTATAACAAATCAAAATATGTGATAGAAGAGTGTGAACAAGCTTCTTACCTTCTCACCACCACTCAGAAATGAGACCTTTCGGTCGAGCATGTCCGCCTTGAAGTTATAACGGCCGAGTAGACCCTTTACGTCGTCAAGCCTCCAATCCTCTGCAACTTCAGCAACAGTTTCCAGCACGGTTTTGTCCAAATCAAGCGCTTCCGCCTTAAATCAAAACGGACATCTCCAATTAGCCAAACAAAAGTCAGGAGACGATAAAAATGAGTAATGCAGATTCAAGCCGAGCAGGTTGCAAACCTGATTCTGCTCGAAATAATTTGGTAACACGTTGTGTTCACCAATCAGAACCTCCCCTCCATCCGGTGATTCCATGCCCATAATCAGTTTAAGTAGCGTACTTTTTCCACACCCGTTAGGGCCAAGAATCGCGATCTTTTCTCCCCGTTCAATCGTTAGATTTGCGTTCTTGAACAACACCTGGTGGCAgcaattataaataaaatatgttcAAAAGTTCAAGACGATGTTCCATAATCAACAGATAATAAGCACTTTCATTTCATATCAAGTAAGTTAATTACCTCGTTCTCAAAACCAAAGTCAAGACCTTTTACTGTCACGACAGAACGACCACTTCTTCCACGCTCTGGGAACCTAATCTTCATTTGCTTCCGAATGAATGGTTTCTCGACTTGTTCCTCATCCTGTAGTTTTTCCAGCTTCTGTTGACACATGGATTTCAAACAGCATTGTGAGAAATATGATAAagacataaaataaaacttttaaTTCGAGTTTCAGCAGAAAGTTCATTATGTACAAACACATCAAAGAGTGACCTTTTCAGCGGTAGAAGCACGACCAGCATTTGCTCCAGCATTCAACCTACTTATAAGGTCCTTTGTGTGCTCAATTTCCTTTTGTCGTTTCTCCCATGCTGCAAGCTGAGTTTCAACCCACGCTGCCTTGGCGATGATGTAGTCTGAGTAGCTTCCTTCGAATGTTCTGGAAACTCCCATATCGGTTTCCACAATCTTCGTACATAACTGGTCGAGGAAAGCCCTATCGTGGGATATGATGACCATTGGCACGTCTTGCTTATTCAGATAGCCCTCTAGCCACTCGATTGTGTCAAGATCAAGGTGATTTGTCGGTTCATCCAGAAGTAACAAATCCGGATCCTGCAACATCACAATCGCATATGATCACAAAAGTACAATTTCAAAACCACAACAAATAGTAATACACAATCGACCAACACTCACGATCTCGCACCAATAGTTTCAAATGAGAAAAGATAGTAATTAGAAGCACAACACATTGTTGTGACAGCTCAAATAAATTCATAGGTAGATAGAAAGCACTAGTTAGAACCAATACATCAAACCATCAACATATTAAACCTGTAAAATCTTCAACTACAAACAATCATATCAAAGTTTCATTTACACCTGcagcaaaatttttaaaaacaagCTAAAACCAACACATCAAAGCATCAAGAAATCAAAACCTATAATCCCTCGAATATGAATAATCACACTTACTATTAACAATTCAATTACACCTGCAGCAGAATCTTTGAACTATCTAAAAGAAACACAACCAAAACATCGATATTCAAAACATATAAATACTCAAGTTTAAACAATCAAAACTGCAGTAGAATCTTTGAACTAGCTTAAAGCCTTTTAAACCAACACAATCAAAGCATAACATTTCAAAACTTACAAATCCTAAACTACAATCAATCAAATCAACAATTCATCTACACCCGCAGCATATTCTTCGAACTAGCTAAAACCAACGCAGCAAACCATCAACCCTCAAAAAATATAAACCTGTAATTACAATCAACGAAATAAACAATCATTTCAGAACCTATATATCCCCAACAACAAACAATCAAACCAACAATCTTGTTTTATACCTGCAACAGAATCTTCCCCAGTGACATCCTCATCTGCCAACCACCGCTAAAAGAAGCCACAAGCCGGTCCCCATCTTCAGGCGAAAACCCGAGATCAGGCATCAGCTTACTGATCTTCACATCCACCTCATCCAAATTCACAGCTTGTGCCCTCCTCTGCAGCAAATCAAACTCATCTAAAAGCCTCCCCATCAGCTCCAAATCGTCCACAGACTTCTCTATCGCCTTCTGCACCTTCTCCAGCCTCTCCGCAACCTCCATTTCCTCCTTGAAAGCGCTCAAGAACTCCTCTTTCACCGTCCTCGTCGACACCACCTCGAATTCCTGGCTCAAGAAGGCAATTTTCATGTTGCTCTTCGCCTTAATCACATTGCCCGAATCGGGCTCCTCCAAGCCCGCTATAATCCTCATCTGGGTCGTTTTCCCCGCGCCATTAACGCCCACTAGCCCCACTTTCTCCCCCTTTTTCACCTCCCAATTAATATCTTTCAACACGGTGACGCCCTTGTAGCTCTTGCTGACGTTTTCTAACCTAACGCCGGAGGAAATTGAGGAGGCGCCGGTGGAATTCTTGTTCCCGCCACGCTTGTAGCTGATCTCGGAGGCGTCGGGGTTGTTTTCTGATAAAAGGGATTCTATATCTGCCTTCTCCTCCTCGAGGGTTTTGGCGGAGGTGGATGCTTCGGTGGCGATGGCTTGGAATTTGGGGGAAATTCGGAGGGGGGTTTTGAAGTGATTGTTAGGGCTGATTGCGGTGGCTTTGATTGAGGAGGAAGCAGCGGCGGTGATGGTGGTGGTTGAGGAGCAATGGAAGGGGCGGAGGGCCGCCGGGAAGGAGTGGGAGAGCGGCGCTGCGCCGGCGAGGAAAGTCGACCGGAGGTCTAAAAATTGGAGCTTTGATGCTAAATCCATTTCTCGCTCTCTAAATTGTAACTGAGAGTGTGAATTATGATATAATTAGTGTTGGAGAGAGTTTTAGGAAAGAGAAAGCTGCGTTTTTCACTCTGCCGCGAAACGCCCTCTTTCTCTGCTCTGCGGAATTGAAGACGTGTTAAAGAAGATGTTTTCAATTAGGGGTAAAAATGTCCTTTCATAAATAGaagatttgataaaaaaatttggtgaagaaaatacaataatagtactattaattaatattatgagATAATGGGTTGTGCTATATtgctaattttttaatttgttaagtctgttaactcatcaacacagtatattacaaatgacaacatgatgatattaaaatgtcaacaaaagtatgtgttgatattttaatgtcatTATTTTGCTATTGGTAATAGATTATGTTAATGAGTTAGCCACTTAAgagagttagcaattgatcacatttCGTAAGACGATAATATAAAGCTTAATCAGTTGGATCAAATATTTTTTACACTCATGGATAAGATTGTAAGTCATCTAGAGCATGagtaattatttattgaatcaAACTAATGATAATTTTGTATACAATTTTTTGCccaaaaaatactccatccaaAAAAATGTGGGGAAATTCGAATTTTCTTGaagaataaatttatatatctaTTCGGAGGGGAGGGATGCTGCAAAAGACAAATTTTGGGGCTTGGCAAAATTATGTGGATGATGAAGATTATAGATAAAAGTTTTTTTGTGGTGTAAAACCAAATTGAGATTGCAACCTCACATTTTCTTGCCACGTCTACGAAGAAATTCGTGTATGGTGCTTCAACCACTCGTATATTTAGAGAGATGAGTATATACACTTCTATTTTGCGTCACACATTATATGTGTAATATTCATTTTGTATGAATATCGATGACAATTGTAGTTTATTTATTTGTCTAGCCGATATGTTTGACATAGTGTAGAATTGTTATTTATGCGAGTGAATTgatataaatgtaatatttcGTCCATTTCTTTTGCcccttatttttcattttatttgggaTGTTCTATTTAAAatgatttatttcatttattagaaaaaacaatataattattttctcttatagtatttttttatttctctattttattttttattactttaCTGTTTTgtacttatttattttagtcactttcatactttattttttcttcacttaatttttaaaatactactccctccgtctcatattagatgtcacactttcctttttagtttgtcccataaaagatgtcacattttctcttttgaaaaaagttcatcctcacatcaattataaaattatattttctctcaccacttaacacacaaaataacatctcctaaaatttcCGTGTCATTTCTCAAGTGTGACTTCTACCataagacggagggagtactatttttttaaatcaggTACTCAAAGAACTATCTCATTTATAATGAAAGGGAATGAGTATTAATTTTCAACACAATGCTACAATGAAGTTAAGAATAACATTTGTAAAGAGATATCTATTCCTATTTTCCCTGCATAGATTTGTATGGTGTGCATGAGAAAGAAGACTAGTTAAGATATGGACACCATTTAAATTTGTTCTTTTGTGTGAAGACAATAATAATCTTATCAtagttatttccatttttttcttcatttggATTTCTATTGTAGCTTAAAACCGATTAATCTTATAGCTATAGACTATAGGGTACATAATTATGGCATTACTATGAGTAAAGTTCAACTATGTAATAAATAATATGTTGGGGTTTGATGATAAACTGGAAATAGTATAATGTTCGCAATGTATAAACTTTGATATGCTACTGTCACGACCGTCCTTTGCTAATGATAGTAAAAATGGGAAAATCCGTTACTAATAAGCGGAATTAACGAAACGAGGAAAGAACTCAAGGGACTTGCCGAAAGGCCAATCAATTGATACCACAAATTAGAAGCCAAGTATTTGATTACAAGATCTCAAATTAGAATGATTCATCATatcaactaaatcagagttcgaagGTGAGACTTTGAAATTCTCACTTGACAAAAGTACAGCGGAATAGgtccttactaaacgacttcgtgtatgaagacacgaatcgtagagaaatccacttgattatttaatagcatcgactccgatcaatattccttcctcttgacgttcaacgtgcacatttataaatacatagagggctgagtacaggagtactcagtggacacgtgccgaaaacaaaacatacaaatataagttgtcatccatcaacaatATCACACGAgggttttcttaaaaggcccgagcatactaaattcttttgtgatcttaaaagtccgactgcagtctaagttcttgatATATTCCTCCATGTCTGAGAATCCAGTgtgccgtgaaggtggccaccttcaacaagcaccctcgccggccaacctctctaggatggctcacagcgctcgcgcacgaaattccgaataggatttgctgtcctattgggaaccgaattcgttaccCAAATTTgttttggcatcgccaaactctcggcatatagccctcacagacatgtctcgaaaacaaacattttatggcatgacaacaactttaaaataaatcacatcTCTATTTTTGAGAAAGGttgatatttcataacttcaaaatatttgctttatatccacactatagtgatggatattaaaagaaagcccacatgTTATGCTTATTCCTCAACTCAATTACTCGCtttggcctcacttgcccttgtgcaatttatcctttgaaaataaatagcgtagcacgctaattagtacttgaactatttttctgaaaaagaatgcatgcatcctataggATAGCACCTACGTCTTAGTCTCGGCTTttataggatttttcttaaggccgcccatggcgtcgcggggcgacgccggtcggcccttcgcGTCTCCCACTTCCTCACTTTCCATCTTCGGAATCTTAATAAATTATTcgggaattaattaatcaagCTCCAACTCGattcttaaattaattccatCCAAACATAATTAATTTTCTAAGTCCAACAACTAAAATCT is a window encoding:
- the LOC121772536 gene encoding ABC transporter F family member 5-like, translated to MDLASKLQFLDLRSTFLAGAAPLSHSFPAALRPFHCSSTTTITAAASSSIKATAISPNNHFKTPLRISPKFQAIATEASTSAKTLEEEKADIESLLSENNPDASEISYKRGGNKNSTGASSISSGVRLENVSKSYKGVTVLKDINWEVKKGEKVGLVGVNGAGKTTQMRIIAGLEEPDSGNVIKAKSNMKIAFLSQEFEVVSTRTVKEEFLSAFKEEMEVAERLEKVQKAIEKSVDDLELMGRLLDEFDLLQRRAQAVNLDEVDVKISKLMPDLGFSPEDGDRLVASFSGGWQMRMSLGKILLQDPDLLLLDEPTNHLDLDTIEWLEGYLNKQDVPMVIISHDRAFLDQLCTKIVETDMGVSRTFEGSYSDYIIAKAAWVETQLAAWEKRQKEIEHTKDLISRLNAGANAGRASTAEKKLEKLQDEEQVEKPFIRKQMKIRFPERGRSGRSVVTVKGLDFGFENEVLFKNANLTIERGEKIAILGPNGCGKSTLLKLIMGMESPDGGEVLIGEHNVLPNYFEQNQAEALDLDKTVLETVAEVAEDWRLDDVKGLLGRYNFKADMLDRKVSFLSGGEKARLAFCKFMVQPSTLLVLDEPTNHLDIPTKEMLEEAINEYEGTVITVSHDRYFIKQIVNRVLEVKDGTLQDYAGDYNYYLEKNLEARERELEREAEIEEKSPKAKAKSKMSKAEKEVRKKQKMQAFQAAKQKSKGTKNSKRWK